The Planococcus liqunii genome includes a region encoding these proteins:
- a CDS encoding cob(I)yrinic acid a,c-diamide adenosyltransferase, whose protein sequence is MKIYTKTGDKGTTSLVYGTRVAKNDPLVEAYGTCDEANSMIGVAAGHLFNEFFEEKEEVEAVLHEIQTTLFHVGAELATPKGKEVKWKLTAEDITKLEQWIDRFDAEVPALKNFILPGGHPAGGALHMARTIVRRAERAAISIGEEVPPNVLAYLNRLSDFLFVAARLVNLRLGRVEKDLHQK, encoded by the coding sequence ATGAAGATTTATACAAAAACCGGCGATAAAGGAACAACTTCACTCGTCTATGGCACACGTGTCGCAAAAAATGATCCATTAGTGGAAGCTTACGGCACTTGTGATGAAGCGAATTCCATGATTGGGGTGGCAGCAGGCCATTTGTTTAATGAATTCTTCGAGGAAAAAGAAGAAGTGGAAGCAGTTTTGCATGAAATCCAAACCACACTTTTCCATGTCGGGGCAGAATTGGCCACGCCAAAAGGCAAAGAAGTGAAATGGAAGCTGACAGCAGAAGACATTACCAAGCTGGAGCAATGGATCGACCGCTTTGATGCAGAAGTGCCGGCATTGAAAAACTTTATCCTGCCGGGCGGGCATCCCGCTGGAGGGGCTCTCCATATGGCGCGTACTATTGTCCGAAGAGCGGAACGCGCCGCTATATCCATCGGGGAAGAAGTTCCGCCCAATGTATTGGCATATTTAAACCGGTTGTCGGATTTTCTTTTTGTCGCTGCGCGACTTGTCAATCTGCGCCTCGGCCGAGTTGAAAAGGATTTGCATCAAAAATAA
- the perR gene encoding peroxide-responsive transcriptional repressor PerR: MSEVQLKDALDALKSTGVRITPQRHAILEYMIHSTMHPTADDIYRALEKTFPNMSVATVYNNLRVFRKAGLVKELTYGDSSSRFDFVTHDHYHIICNDCGKIVDFHYPGLDEVEHLASHVTGFQVDYHRLEIYGTCQDCLGKTAKAQ, from the coding sequence ATGTCTGAAGTACAGTTAAAAGACGCGCTTGATGCTTTGAAGTCTACAGGTGTTCGAATTACTCCACAGCGCCATGCGATTCTGGAGTATATGATCCATTCAACGATGCACCCGACAGCGGATGACATTTATCGCGCGCTTGAGAAAACTTTTCCAAATATGAGCGTTGCAACGGTTTATAACAATTTGCGTGTGTTCAGAAAAGCAGGGCTTGTAAAAGAATTGACTTACGGGGATTCTTCCAGCCGTTTTGATTTTGTGACACACGACCACTACCATATAATTTGCAATGATTGCGGCAAAATCGTCGACTTCCATTATCCGGGACTGGATGAAGTGGAACATCTCGCCTCGCATGTTACCGGATTCCAAGTGGATTACCATCGGCTTGAAATCTATGGAACGTGCCAGGACTGTCTAGGGAAAACGGCAAAAGCCCAATAA
- a CDS encoding YgzB family protein, with amino-acid sequence MKPYKNKINRIRTFALALIFIGIVIMYVGIYFREHPLVMVIFMLLGVVAIIGSTGVYAWIGLLSMKTVPVECPNCGKHTKMLGRVDICMHCNEPLTMDPALEGKEFNQDYNKKNSKI; translated from the coding sequence ATGAAACCTTATAAAAATAAAATCAATCGTATCCGGACTTTTGCCTTAGCGCTGATTTTCATCGGCATTGTTATTATGTACGTCGGCATTTATTTCAGAGAACACCCGTTGGTCATGGTGATTTTCATGTTGCTCGGTGTAGTTGCCATTATTGGCAGCACAGGCGTCTATGCCTGGATCGGACTCTTATCGATGAAGACCGTTCCGGTAGAATGCCCGAACTGCGGAAAACATACAAAGATGCTTGGACGCGTGGATATTTGCATGCATTGCAACGAACCGCTTACAATGGATCCTGCTCTTGAAGGAAAAGAGTTCAACCAGGATTACAACAAGAAAAATTCGAAGATATAA
- a CDS encoding nucleotidyltransferase-like protein, which translates to MEQILRPIYQERASQESTLGVILVEKREKVSPITDTFDSILLIITKENETPVFTKHYTYLDKKAAMHIVTEKQLHKWLLLGTNRKIVDWLFHGRIIYDRNEFMEKLKTELKDYPFYGRKIKMGMEFAKLIRRYLEGKVFFEEKNYLDAYHHIVESLHHLARLAVLENGLPPEVTVWSQVKQMEPAIYKLYEELVMSDEALEKRLELLFLASEFFIHSRTKDGAQHIREVMEQKEKWTIQELHEQEELRNYSSNLEVFIEFLVEKDLLSTESIKTKSEGIFHRYYYVKN; encoded by the coding sequence ATGGAACAAATTCTAAGACCCATTTACCAGGAACGCGCCAGCCAGGAAAGCACCCTTGGAGTGATTCTGGTTGAGAAGCGTGAAAAGGTGAGCCCAATCACCGATACATTCGACTCGATTCTGCTGATCATCACTAAGGAAAATGAAACACCCGTATTTACCAAGCATTATACGTACCTGGATAAAAAAGCGGCTATGCATATCGTTACTGAAAAACAGCTGCATAAATGGCTGCTGCTTGGAACCAACCGAAAGATTGTGGACTGGTTGTTCCACGGGCGCATCATATACGACCGCAACGAATTTATGGAGAAACTCAAAACCGAATTGAAAGACTATCCGTTCTATGGACGCAAAATCAAAATGGGAATGGAATTTGCAAAGCTGATTCGCCGCTACTTGGAAGGCAAAGTCTTCTTTGAAGAGAAAAACTATCTGGATGCTTATCACCATATCGTAGAGTCGCTTCATCATTTGGCGAGGCTTGCTGTTCTGGAAAACGGGCTGCCGCCTGAAGTAACCGTATGGTCGCAAGTGAAACAAATGGAACCGGCTATATACAAACTCTACGAAGAACTGGTCATGAGCGATGAAGCGTTGGAAAAACGGTTAGAGCTTTTATTTTTAGCGAGTGAATTTTTCATCCACTCCCGCACAAAAGATGGGGCTCAGCATATTCGGGAAGTAATGGAACAAAAAGAGAAATGGACCATCCAGGAATTGCATGAACAGGAAGAGTTGAGAAACTACTCATCGAATTTGGAAGTCTTTATAGAGTTTTTGGTTGAAAAAGATTTGCTTTCCACTGAAAGTATAAAGACAAAAAGTGAAGGAATCTTCCATCGATACTATTATGTGAAAAACTAA